In the genome of Acidimicrobiia bacterium, the window GGAGAGCTTGTCCCCGAAAGTCGGCATTGAGGTGCCCGGTACGTCGATGCCTTCTCGAACGATCTGCACAAGGAGTGCATCGGGGTGGTGCCAGGTGTGTCCGGAGGAGTCCTGGGGAGGCGCTGGGTAGGTGCCATCTGCTTTCGGGGTCTTCCAATCGGGCTCGCCCGATAGATCTGCTTGGTGGCATGCCGCGCAGTAGGTGCGGTAGAGCGCCTCGCCTGAAGCGATCTGTTGGGGGTCAAGGTCCGGGTAAGGGGGTGCGAGGTCTTCGGGTGCGATGTAGGTGATTGCGGGCGGAGTGGTATCGCCGGTTTGGGCACCGCCACATGCGGCTACAACGACAAGTAGCAGAACCGAGGCTCGCCAGGTGCGACTGGCTGGCCGCAAGTTCATGCTCGAGTTCTGTTGACTGTGGGCAGGCTGAGAACGAACGTGGAACCTTCGCCGGGACCTGGCGACGTGACGGTGACGTCGCCATCGTGCATTCTGGCTAGTGCCCGGGCGATCGTAAGGCCGATGCCTGTTCCACCAGGGACGGATCGGTCGGCGCGGTAGAAGCGTTCGAACACGAGCGAGAGTTGGTCTTCGGATAGTCCGCTCCCGGTGTCGTTCACGGTTACCTGCACAGCACCATTTTCGGTTCCGATACTCACGGTTACGACCCCGCCAGTTGGGGTGTAGGACAGGGCGTTGCCAATTAGATTGGTCAGCACCTGGGCGATCCGGTCATGGTCGATGTTGGCCCAAACCGGCTCAGCCCCGGTGACGATCAGCTTGACGTTCTGGTCCGTGAACTGAGGACGGAGTCGATCGGCGACTTCGGCGGTTAATACCGCAACATCGGTTGATTCGAGGTGGAGGTCCACCTGCCCTTCTTCGGCCCTCGACAGGCTGGTCAAATCGCTGGCCAGTCGTTCCATGCGACGAGCTTCCCGGATGCTGGCCGTAAGCGTCTCGGGATCTGGCTCGAAAACCCCGTCAAGGAGTCCCTCCAGGTATCCCTTCAGTGTTGCGACCGGAGTGCGTAATTCGTGCGCGACCTCGGCAATGAGTCGGAGTCGTCGCTGTTCGGTGTCTTCGAGGGCTTGAGCAAGCGCGTTTACATCGGCGGCTAATGCGGCGAGTTCCGATTCGGCCGGGATCGGGACTCGCTCACTGTATGAGCCGCTGGCAAGGCGGCGGGCGACTCGTCGAACTTCAGTGAGCGGTTTTAGCATGCGACGAGCCGAAAAAGCGGCGGCCATCATCGCCGCGACGCTGCTTACGATGGCCGCCCATAGCAGGGCCTGATTGAATGCGATGTTGATCCCTTCTTCGAGGAGTGAGGAATCCGATGGCGCGAGCCCGCCCATCATGCCGCCCATTGAACGGAGATGGTTATTGACGAAAACGACGCCCAACCGCCGTCCAGCGACGAGAAGTACGGCGACCCCGATGATGACGACGCCGACGTGCGATAGCAGGAGGCGTCCCTGCAATGATCCGGTGAGTTTCTTCATGCGGTTGGGGCGACAAACTTGTAGCCGACCCCCCGAACCGTAGCGATGAAACGCGGATCGCCGGCGTCGTCTCGGAGGGCTTTACGCAGGTTGCCAATGTGTACATCGACCACGCGTTCTGCGCCGAAATAGTCCCAACCCCACACCCGTTCGAGGAGTTGCTCGCGCGTGAAGACACGCCCCGGTGCTGACGCTAGCGCTGCGAGTAGATCGAACTCGAGGGCGCTCAGGTCGACGTTTGCTTGGTCGACGCTGACCTGTCGTCCCGAAGGATCGATCGTAAGATGAAGGAACTCCAGTCGGTCCTCGTTGTCGGATCGGTCGAATCGTCCCCGCCGCAGGACGGCTCGGATTCGCGCCACCAATTCTCGGGGGCTGAAGGGTTTGGTGATGTAGTCGTCGG includes:
- a CDS encoding response regulator transcription factor, with amino-acid sequence MGDVSQPRILLVDDEPDLRRMVRRYLQAEGFDVADADTGETALVALKNSVPDMILLDIGMPGMDGFAVLQEIRKTSSIPVIMLTARAEEIDRVIGLTIGADDYITKPFSPRELVARIRAVLRRGRFDRSDNEDRLEFLHLTIDPSGRQVSVDQANVDLSALEFDLLAALASAPGRVFTREQLLERVWGWDYFGAERVVDVHIGNLRKALRDDAGDPRFIATVRGVGYKFVAPTA
- a CDS encoding cytochrome c, which codes for MNLRPASRTWRASVLLLVVVAACGGAQTGDTTPPAITYIAPEDLAPPYPDLDPQQIASGEALYRTYCAACHQADLSGEPDWKTPKADGTYPAPPQDSSGHTWHHPDALLVQIVREGIDVPGTSMPTFGDKLSDPEIQSIIEYLKSSWGPDERAAQWQVTWQQNRR
- a CDS encoding HAMP domain-containing histidine kinase, whose translation is MKKLTGSLQGRLLLSHVGVVIIGVAVLLVAGRRLGVVFVNNHLRSMGGMMGGLAPSDSSLLEEGINIAFNQALLWAAIVSSVAAMMAAAFSARRMLKPLTEVRRVARRLASGSYSERVPIPAESELAALAADVNALAQALEDTEQRRLRLIAEVAHELRTPVATLKGYLEGLLDGVFEPDPETLTASIREARRMERLASDLTSLSRAEEGQVDLHLESTDVAVLTAEVADRLRPQFTDQNVKLIVTGAEPVWANIDHDRIAQVLTNLIGNALSYTPTGGVVTVSIGTENGAVQVTVNDTGSGLSEDQLSLVFERFYRADRSVPGGTGIGLTIARALARMHDGDVTVTSPGPGEGSTFVLSLPTVNRTRA